The segment GAGGAGACGGCTCTTTCTCAAGGAGCTGGGCAAGGCATTGGTAAGACCTCAAATCCAGAGGAGGCAACTTATCCCAAGGACCCCAGCTTCTGCAGCCATtgtgaggaggattcaggaggagaaTGCTGGTGCCCATCCGCCTGACCCACAAAACCAACAACTCCAATACTGGAAGTAAGTGTGAGTTATGTTGTTGCATGTGCAGGTGTCTGACACTCCTACCTTGGCCTGCTGTAACTATATATGTGAGTGAGTTAGATGTTAGTCAAATTCCTGAACTAAGTGTTTTCATCATTCCAGGAGGCACTGTGATGTGTGTGACcaaagaaggacaggaagaaacaGTGCACATGCATCAAGtgcaagaaatacatttgcaacacacacacagtaaacctcTGTCACTCATGTGGTGTGTAGACCGGCCTTAATTTGTGTTCAATGGGGCTCATTTAACATTtccataacatactgtatgtaaaatatgtCCATCCAATTTGTTCAGTTCAGTCCTTTTGCCTAGTGTCATCCACTGCACACTAGCCAATGCACACTAGCCAATGCACACTAGCCAATGCACACTAGCCACTGCACACTAGCCACTGCACACTAGGCAATGCACACTAGCCAATGCACACTAGCCACTGCACACTAGCCACTGCACACTAGCCACTGCACACTAGGCAATGCACACTAGCCAATGCACACTAGCCACTGCACACTAGCCAATGCACACTAGCCAATGCACACTAGAACATGCTTAGCCCGTCTGAAGTGGCTGAACCGGCCAGCTGAGCAGACCCACATCAAGGGATTTATAACTCCAGAGATACCATGCTATCCTATCGCCGCAGTCCCACTTTACTGCCTCTGAAATATTCAGTCCCTTGTGTCCCTAAAAGCCTTTCGTTGTCATGTTATTTTTATAAGTCACCATGTGCGCGGTGCGTTCATCTGCAAAGGAACGACGCATTAGCTTCAGAGCTTTGGTTCCTCCTATACAGCTTCTGAACGTGCCGTTGGTTAGTCATGTTGTGGTTGTAATAAGCAGGATGTATTTTTAGTGCTGTTGCTAACGTGCCTCGCTGGGCCATGACAAGGAGCAAGTTGTAACCTCCCTGCTCCAAACGAACACGTTCTCCTTCGAGGCAAGCATGGCAACGTGGAGCACTGCGTGAGGAAATGATGTTTCTCTCTCCTGCATACCAATGTTGTTGTTGGGGTCTTTTCTACATGCTGAGGCCTGATGTTGTGCTTCAGTATTCCTGCTCTTGTTGGCTCCAATAGCGTACAGTAACTACCTGTCTGATGTTGTTATGTTAACTCTTACTGTACTCTAGCTGTCATTTTGCATCCATTCACTTAGGTCATATTTATTATTATGAAGTCCTCTCCGATAAAATAAACTGATGAAAACGTGGGCCAGGCAGTAGCACTTTAGCTCCAGGCTCCAATATtactaattacatttacattacatttaagtcatttagcagacgctcttatccagagcgacttacaaattggtgcaatcaccttatgacatccagtgggacagtcacttaacaatagtgcatctaaaacttagggggggtggggtgagagggattacttaacctatcctaggtattccttaaagaggtggggtttcaggtgtctccggaaggtggtgattgactccgctgtcctggcgtcgtgagggagtttgttccaccattggggggccagggcagcaaacagttttgactgggctgagcgggagctgtacttcctcagtggtagggaggcgagcaggccagaggtggatgaacgcagtgcccttgtttgggtgtagggcctgatcagagcctggaggtactgaggtgccgttcccctcacagctccgtaggcaagcaccatggtcttgtagcggatgcgagcttcaactggaagccagtggagagaacggaggagcggggtgacgtgagagaacttgggaaggttgaacaccagacgggctgcggcgttctggatgagttgaaggggtttaatggcacaggcagggagcccagccaacagcgagttgcagtaatccagacgggagatgacaagtgcctggattaggacctgcgccgcttcctgtgtgaggcagggtcgtactctgcggatgttgtagagcatgaacctacaggaacgggccaccgccttgatgttagttgagaacgacagggtgttgtccaggatcacgccaaggttcttggcgctctgggaggaggacacaatggagttgtcaaccgtgatggcgagatcatggaacgggcagtccttccccgggaggaagagcagctccgtcttgccgaggttcagcttgaggtggtgatccgtcatccacactgatatgtctgccagacatgcagagatgcgattcgccacctggtcatcagttttaaggggaaaggagaagattaattgtgtgtcgtctgcatagcaatgataagagagaccatgtgaggttatgacagagccaagtgacttggtgtatagcgagaataggagagggccaagaacagagccctggggacaccagtggtgagagcgcgtggtgaggagacagattctcgccacgccacctggtaggagcgacctgtcaggtaggacgcaatccaagcgtgggccgcgccggagatgcccaactcggagagggtggagaggaggatctgatggttcacagtatcgaaggcagccgatagatctagaaggatgagagcagaggagagagagttagctttagcagtgcggagcgcctccgtgatacagaggagagcagtctcagttgaatgactagtcttgaaacctgactgatttggatcaagaaggtcattcagagagagatagcgggagagctggccaaggacggcacgttcaagagttttggagagaaaagaaagaagggatactggtctgtaattgttgacatcggagggatcgagtgtaggttttttcagaaggggtgcaactctcgctctcttgaagacggaagggacgtagccaacggtcagggatgagttgatgagcgaggtgaggtaagggagaaggtctccggaaatggtctggagaagagaggaggggatagggtcaagcgggcaggttgttgggcggccggccgtcacaagacgcgagatttcatctggagagagaggggagaaagaggtcagagcacagggtagggcagtgtgagcagaaccagcggtgtcgtttgacttagcaaacgaggatcggatgtcgtcgaccttcttttcaaaatggttgacgaagtcatctgcagagagggaggaggggggggggggcggaggattcaggagggaggagaaggtggcaaagagcttcctagggttggaggcagaagcttggaatttagcgtggtagaaagtggctttagcagcagagacagaggaggaaaatgtagagaggagggagtgaaaggatgccaggtccgcagggaggcgagttttcctccatttccgctcggctgcccggagccctgttctgtgagctcgcaatgagtcatcgagccacggagcgggaggggaggaccgagccggcctggaggataggggacatagagagtcaagggatgcagagagggaggagaggagggttgaggaggcagaatcaggagataggtgggagaaggtttgagcggagggaagagatgataggatggaagaggagagagtagcggggagagagagcgaaggttgggacggcgcgataccatccgagtaggggcagtgtgggaggtgttggatgagagcgagagggaaaaggatacaaggcagtggtcggagacttggaggggagttgcaatgaggttagtggaagaacagcatctagtaaagatgaggtcgagcgtattgcctgccttgtgagtaggggggaaggtgagagggtgaggtcaaaagaggagaggagtggaaagaaggaggcagagaggaaagagtcaaaggtagacgtggggaggttaaagtcgcccagaactgtgagaggtgagccgtcctcaggaaaggagcttatcaaggcatcaagctcattgatgaactctccgagggaacctggagggcgataaatgataaggatgttaagcttgaaagggctagtaactgtgacagcatggaattcaaaggaggcgatagacagatgggtaaggggagaaagagagaatgaccacttgggagagatgaggatcccggtgccaccaccccgctgaccagacgctctcggggtgtgcgagaacacgtgggcggacgaagagagagcagtaggagtagcagtgttgtctgtggtgatccatgtttccgtcagggccaagaagtcgagggactggagggaggcatgggctgagatgaactctgccttgttgaccgcagatcggcagttccagaggctacctgCTGTAAATTGTGGAGTGAGTTAGATGTTAgtcggagacctggaactccacgtgggtcgtgcgcgctgggaccaccagagtagggtggccgcggccacgcggtgaggagcgtttgtatggtctgtgcagagaggagagaacagggataaaccgacacatagttgacaggctacagaagaggctacgctaatgcaaaggagattggaatgacaagtggactacacgtctcgaatgttcagaaagttaagctacgtagcaagaatcttattgactaaaatgattaaaatgatacagtactgctgaagtaggccagctggcagtgggtgcgttgttgacactacactaatcaagtcgttccgttgagtgtaatagtttctgcagtgttgctattcggggctagcaggctagctagcagtgttgtttacgttacgttgcgttaaaagaacgacaatagatggctagcgaacctagaaaatcgctctagactacacaattatctttgatacaaagacggctatgtagctagctaagtagctagctacgatcaaacaaatcaaaccgttgtactgtaatgaaaatgaagtgaaaatgtgatacaacctgtgaatgcgaccgggtagttgagttctatacagaagacgttggctagcgttggctagctgttggctagctagcagagtcacctacgttaaggacgacaaatagctggctagctaacctcggtaaattaagataatcactctaagactacacactctaaacctaaacaacacaattatcttggatacgatgatacgatgatacgaagacagcaaagacagctatgtagctagctaacactacactgatcaagtcgttcagttgagtgtaacagtttctccagtgcagctaatcagtggacgttagctagctggctagtgaagactacgttaggacggcgaaatacgataattacgcaattatctttgatacaaagacggctatgtagctagctgagaagaaattgctaagataagacaaatcaaaccgttgtgatataatgaaatataatgaaaaagtaatgaaaaagttatactacccgttggagcgacgtgcgacgtgcagatgcgaccactccgctccaaccggaaccaaaTTGTAACTAATGCCATAACTGGAGCGTCattattaatacatttgattCAGTGGCCAAGCTATAGCCAGATGCTGCAAGGCTGTTGAGTCACAATGGAGTACGGAGCAGCCACTCCCCCCACATCCCACActcatctaccccccccccccctaccccccccccaaaacacacacacacacaaagggatcTGGTGATATGATTCTTCCACCGTCACATCTGCTCTGCCATACAACCTTTAAACTGTTAATCCCTCTGTTTAAACAGGGCTACTGGCAAGAACATGCAGTATCCCTCTAATACAAAATGGATGGGGGGGTAAAATGAATTTGCACAGCAGTAAAGATGGAGCCGTGAGTCACATTCGTAATAATGTATTATTACATTTGAATACTTAATTCAGTCCTAATGGGTAAAATGATACAAATGAAATTCTGCACCGAAGGGACTCAAACCGGAAGTTAAAAGTGATGAAAGACAAAGGGAATTCAGTGTAAATAATTTATTTCACTTATACATACATTAGTCATTTCACAATTACTGTTAATACAATCTATTTATGCAGATTGCTTGAGACATGTTAACACCTTTTCACTTCTTTCTGGCAGAGTTGCTATACGCTGGTCTATGGCTTAGCTCAGATTACAAAGCAGTGGTGGATATCTCTCTCGTTATCAACATTAGGCCGACTATATTGCATGTTGTCATGTGCACCAAGGGCATATAATTGCTGCTGAagggacacatacatacacataatcAAATAAACCAATAAACCGCAATCATACATGACTGATTTTAACCGTATGTAAGGTGAGCCTGGTGTAACGGAGTGATGTTTGTCCTGTCCTAGATGCACTGTGCATTTGAATTTCAACTCGGTGACCTATGAATCATGTTTTGGCAGTCAGCCAATGACATGGCGGGaaatgctaaccatgtgacctaACAAGGACATGATACTGAGAACATTGATTTCCACCCTTTTGGTATGAAATAGGGCAGTGTGACCAACCCATCTTCATATCTCCAAGTTTAACATCTTTGTGCCCTGAAAATGTTTCAGAAGCTTTCATTATCCCCTCTCTCATAAAATAATTGATCCTCATGAAATAATTAATGAAAGCCTCTGAAATGTGAGATTACCCTGTGCACCTTTTTGGAAGAGACAGAAGAACTGTTGAAATCATCTGCCCACTTAATTCGAATTGCAACGAACGCTACAGAGACTCAACATGACGCCTGCAATTAAAATCCCATAATAGCATTTCTCCTCAGAAGCTGATCAGAGTTAATGAGCACTTTCTTTTGCTCTCTGCCATCGAATCACTCACATGCAGGCTTTTGTAGATCATAGAACTTCAATTAACCAAAACAATAGAGGCATTCTGAGTACAAGCAGGAGACCATGTTACATGACCAGAATAATAAAAGTACATTTAATAGAGCGAAGTAGTTAGCTACTTTAATATCCTTGCAATCAAAGTGGCCTTGTGGTCCGTGAGTTTCAGCTATAAGTGTTGGGAATCCAATTGGTGACATTAATCAGTTTGATTGCATGATGTAAACAGACATCTTGAGTCTGTCCCTGGAATATTATTGCTCAGTTTAGGACAGAGAAGGGATGAGGAAACAGCTCATTATCTGACACGCTCACAGTAAGAGAAAGATCGCCTTTGTATTTGGTCTCTGAGAACACCAACAACTACAGTACTAGGTTTCTGACACCAAGAGACTGGGGAAATTCTTGATGTTTGAAGGTCATTGGACTTGACTGCAAGTTGTCAACAACTGAAGCTAACCGAAAGAGAGCATTCGAAAGCATTTATTTTCCAATGAAACCTAATCCACCTCTGGCGGATAATACATGTAAATACACAAGCAGAAACTCTGCTCTTAGCCCTGTTAATGCCTCTCAGTCTGTCACCCACTCATCCACGAACCAGGATTGAGCCATGGTCTGCTCCTACAACCCAGAAGCCCATCCCTCCACTCACAGTGGACCACAGAGCCATTGACAAAGGGAACAAAAATGAGTGCACAGAAAATATATTATGGGTTTAAGGTCCAACCAACCTATTCAAATCCGAAAGCAAACGGCAGTGATAATGAAATTATTATTTCACTACTTGCTCAACTTGATTTGACTAGTATACAGTACACtgcattcagaaactattcagacccctccactttttccacatttattacattacaaccttattctaaaattaattcacATGTTTTtctcatcaagctacacacaataccccataatgacaaagcaaaaacaggtttttatttgaaaaaataataataattttaaaaaatgaaaatatcCCATTTAGTATCCAGACCCTtgattcagtactttgttgaagcaccttcggcagtgattacagccttgagtcttctttggtatgacgtgacaagcttggcacacctgtatttggggagtttctcccattcttctcagcagatccacacaagctctgtcaggttggatagggagcattgcagtacagctattttcaggtctctccagatatttgttagatcgggttcaagtccgggctctggccgggccactctaggacattcagagtcttgtcctgaagccactcctgcattgtcttggctgtgtgcttagggtcattgtcctgttggaaggtgaaccttcgccccagtctgagttcctgagcactctggagcaggttttcatcaaggatctctctgtacttagctccatacatctttccctcgatcctgactagtctcccaatccctgccgctAAAAATcccccagcatgatgctgccaccaccatacttcacggTATGGATGGtgttggccaggtgatgagcagtgcctgatgtgacgcttggcattggggccaaagtgttcaatcttggtttcatcagaccagagaatcttgtttctcacggtctgagagtcctttaggtgcctgttggcaaactccaagcgtgctgtcatgtgccttttactgatgaatggcttccgtctggacactaccattaaggcctgattggtggagtgctacagagatggttattcttctggaaggttctcccatctccaccgaggaactggagctctgtcaaagtgaccagtgggttcttggtcacctccctgaccaaggcccttctcctttgattgctccgtttggccgggcggacagctctaggaagagtcttggtggttccaaacttctatttaagaatgatggaggccactgtgttctttgggaccttcaatccTGCAgaaattttttggtacccttccccagatctgtgcctcgacacaatcctgctcCTTGAccgcatggcttggtttttgctctgacatgcactgtcaactgtgggacctcatatagacaggtgtgtgcctttccaaatcatgtccaatcaattgaattgaccacaggtggacaccaatcaagttgtagaaacaaggaTGATCaacagaaacaggatgcacctgagctcaatttcgagtctcatagcaaaaggtcgaaatacttatgtaaataatacaTTTGAACAATTCTcattattttagaataaggctgtaacgtaacaaaatgtggaaaaagtgaaggggtctgtatactttctgaatgcaaggATCAAGATAGGAAAGTGCAAAGGGAGCAATGCAGCCTAAAAGCTTTGTACTTCAACACTGGCATGTTATGACAACAAAATGTgacaaaaatgtattttctcCATGTCCCTAGTGCTCTTTTATTTTCTCTTTGTTTGGAGACAACCCAGCGTGCTTTTCAGCTGTGCTGGCGACAGAGGCATGCGTCCTCCAGCCTATAGTCCGGTGGCGGTGTTGGGGGACTGTCTATTGTCTTCTTTTCAGAGCGGCGGTTTAGTGACTGCGTCTGCAGCTCCTTCACCTCATCCAGCACCTCCTTAGCCTGACGCCAGGAGAAGACGGCCTCCTGCAGAAGTCGCTCCGCCTCCGCCCGTCTACTCTCCAAATCACAGTCACTGAGAAGTGAGTGTGCACTCTTACTATGGAGTGATTCATTACCTTTCAGACGGGGCGAGCCAGCACCTTTCAGGGAAGGTGAGCCGATACTCTTCATACTTGGGGAGTTCTTACCAATTATATTTGGCGAGTCCTTACCCCTCAGAATAGTATCCTTGATGCGAGGCGAGTCAGAACCCTTCAGACTTGATGAGTCAAAACTTTTTGAGAAGGGTGAACCAATGTTCTTGAGACGTGGGGAGTCAGAACCCTTCAGACTTGGCGAGTCTGTTTCCTTGAAACTGGAAGAATCCGAACCCTTCATACAGGGCAAGTCAGTAACCCTGAGACGGGGAGAGTTGTTACCCCTCAAATTAGGAGAGTCAGCCCTCTTTGAATGAGGTGAGTCTGTACCTTTTGAGCGGGACTTCTTGCCCTTCGTACGAGGTGAGTCTTTCCCCTTCAAACGAGGCGAGTCTTTCACCCTCAAACGAGGGGAGTCACTACTCTTACTGCGAGGTGAACCTGAGGCCCTGGAGTGAGGAGACTCAGAGCCTCTTAAATGGTACAAACGGGGTGAGTCAATGCCCTTTAGATAGGGCGAGTCTAAGCCTTTTGCACGTTGCAGTTCCTCCAATCGCATTTCTTCCAGCAGCTCCTGAGCCCTCTGCATTTTCTGGGCAATAAGACTCTGCAGTGGTCCGACAGGCTGGACAGGTTCACCTATGGGGTGAGGGTGAAGGACACCCCTGACTGGCCGCAAGGAAAGGACCTCATCCATGGAGGCGCAGCGGCTCCTACCTTGGGCACTGAACCTCTTCCCTGGTGGAGGGGAACGGGATTGAGCCTCAAGATGGTGCACCCGGTCCCAGGAGAGCTCGTTCCCGCAAGGCAGGCTGCCCGTCTTGGGTACCTTTAGGTCCTTTGTGGTGACACAGAGTTTGGAGACGTCTGTGCCAGAACGCTGACGACATGTGGTCCATTTGTCTAGGTCAACCCTGAAGTTATTTTCCCAGAAGCCTTCTTCCTCATCTTCTGGGGTGGAGTCATCTTCCTCGTGGACAAGGTCAAGGGTCAACATTCCGTCTGATGAGGTGGATGCCTAGGGGGGGGCACAAGAGAGTTTAGCATTCAACGGAACAGACCAGGATAATCCTTACAATACAAACAGTATAATTCCTTGTTTGCCTTCCAAAAAT is part of the Oncorhynchus gorbuscha isolate QuinsamMale2020 ecotype Even-year linkage group LG09, OgorEven_v1.0, whole genome shotgun sequence genome and harbors:
- the LOC124042802 gene encoding pleckstrin homology domain-containing family O member 1-A-like, producing MNSLPHIHKSDSVIMKKSNLAKRGPQDVNQLSSQPDKVGWIRKFCGKGIFREIWKNRFVILRGDHLYISEKEVKDERKVQELFDLADYERSEELRKAKSRSKKNHSRFTLLRCKQPGNIVPNLVFLAVSPEEKESWVNALNTAIIKAKNRIFDEVTIEEDSVLVHPTRDRAKIPHARRLPTRGHLLAVASTSSDGMLTLDLVHEEDDSTPEDEEEGFWENNFRVDLDKWTTCRQRSGTDVSKLCVTTKDLKVPKTGSLPCGNELSWDRVHHLEAQSRSPPPGKRFSAQGRSRCASMDEVLSLRPVRGVLHPHPIGEPVQPVGPLQSLIAQKMQRAQELLEEMRLEELQRAKGLDSPYLKGIDSPRLYHLRGSESPHSRASGSPRSKSSDSPRLRVKDSPRLKGKDSPRTKGKKSRSKGTDSPHSKRADSPNLRGNNSPRLRVTDLPCMKGSDSSSFKETDSPSLKGSDSPRLKNIGSPFSKSFDSSSLKGSDSPRIKDTILRGKDSPNIIGKNSPSMKSIGSPSLKGAGSPRLKGNESLHSKSAHSLLSDCDLESRRAEAERLLQEAVFSWRQAKEVLDEVKELQTQSLNRRSEKKTIDSPPTPPPDYRLEDACLCRQHS